Proteins found in one Pontibacter sp. SGAir0037 genomic segment:
- a CDS encoding IS66 family insertion sequence element accessory protein TnpB has translation MTHQEKMLHLVEVYEQSGQSQRAFCQEQGLKVSQFIYWIHKVRKEKQPASGFMQLSAERAASYLEVIYPNGVQVRVDSRDLALVSRLLHLY, from the coding sequence ATGACCCACCAGGAAAAGATGCTCCACTTAGTGGAGGTTTATGAGCAAAGCGGGCAGAGCCAGCGGGCCTTCTGTCAGGAGCAGGGCCTAAAAGTTTCTCAGTTTATCTACTGGATCCACAAAGTACGGAAGGAAAAGCAGCCGGCTTCCGGTTTTATGCAGCTAAGCGCTGAGCGAGCAGCTAGCTACCTGGAGGTAATTTATCCCAATGGCGTGCAGGTACGGGTCGATTCCCGGGACCTGGCCCTTGTGAGCCGCCTGCTGCACCTTTACTAA
- a CDS encoding recombinase family protein, with protein sequence MKENKPIIVYYRVSTKRQGESGLGLEAQRTYVRHFYSQEPVAEFVETVSGKDITNRPKLQQALALCKQHRATLVVAKIDRLSRNTEQALRIYSELEGRLESCDIPNLDKFTLTLFMAIADRERELISLRTKAALDEKRKRDGEWRLPSAVFMNGEASSIGVVAIQEKAQANINNRKAAALVKSLRIYQKLTWRQIAQELNMGGFRTSRGGEFQATQAMRLYSEVQG encoded by the coding sequence AGCCCATCATCGTCTACTACCGCGTCTCCACCAAGCGCCAGGGCGAGAGCGGCCTGGGCCTGGAGGCACAGCGCACATACGTCAGGCACTTCTACTCCCAGGAGCCGGTGGCCGAGTTTGTAGAGACGGTGAGCGGCAAGGACATTACAAACCGGCCAAAGCTGCAGCAGGCGCTGGCCCTCTGCAAGCAGCACCGGGCGACGCTGGTGGTGGCCAAAATAGACAGGCTTAGTCGCAATACCGAGCAGGCCCTCCGGATCTACTCCGAACTGGAGGGAAGGCTGGAGTCCTGTGACATTCCCAACTTGGACAAGTTCACGCTCACCCTTTTCATGGCCATCGCCGACCGGGAGCGGGAGCTCATCAGCCTCCGCACCAAAGCGGCCCTGGATGAGAAGCGTAAGCGCGACGGGGAGTGGCGTCTTCCTTCCGCTGTGTTTATGAATGGCGAGGCTTCCTCGATAGGAGTGGTGGCCATCCAGGAGAAGGCGCAAGCCAACATCAACAACAGGAAAGCAGCCGCTTTGGTTAAATCCCTGCGAATCTACCAAAAGCTGACCTGGCGGCAAATTGCCCAGGAGCTTAACATGGGTGGGTTTAGAACAAGTAGGGGTGGTGAATTTCAGGCGACGCAGGCCATGCGCCTTTACTCAGAAGTGCAAGGCTAG
- a CDS encoding transposase has product MKDKALRERIVAEYLTSGQSYREVADRCGVDYRSLHRWVKEYQGRMKKPHKIRRARLLRELPTDKLPTNVETLQSELRKARLYNQALQEAILIAEEELGTPILKKSGTKQS; this is encoded by the coding sequence ATGAAGGACAAAGCATTAAGAGAACGTATTGTAGCTGAGTATCTCACCTCGGGTCAGAGCTACCGAGAAGTGGCCGATAGATGTGGTGTTGATTACCGTAGCCTGCACCGTTGGGTAAAGGAGTACCAAGGGCGCATGAAAAAACCACACAAAATCAGAAGGGCCAGGCTGCTGCGGGAACTGCCCACAGACAAGTTGCCGACCAATGTCGAGACCCTGCAATCAGAGCTACGCAAAGCCAGGCTCTACAACCAGGCCCTGCAGGAGGCTATCCTCATAGCCGAGGAGGAGCTCGGAACTCCCATCCTAAAAAAGTCTGGCACCAAGCAATCCTAA
- a CDS encoding IS3 family transposase, translated as MEQRTPFQAVGVLCRLFGYSRQAYYQHLRIRQQQALKEDLLVQEVLRIRRTQKRLGARKLLVIMSPFMAAHNIEVGRDAFFELLRERDLLVRKRRRSKPQTTFSGHWLHKYENLTIGFVPKAAGQLWVSDITYIHLEEGFAYLSLVTDAYSRKIVGFYLSEDLTACGCIRALEMALANCPMLGYLIHHSDRGIQYCSQGYVRLLQERRIAVSMTQSGDPLENALAERVNGVLKQELLEAVYPDFMAAQLAVATAVSIYNYQRPHSSVDMLTPVEAHDRTGELKRHWKNYYTDKKGKEVPMQ; from the coding sequence GTGGAGCAAAGAACGCCCTTCCAAGCAGTTGGAGTGCTTTGCCGCTTGTTTGGTTACAGTAGACAGGCGTACTACCAGCACCTCAGAATTCGGCAGCAGCAAGCGCTGAAAGAGGACTTGCTTGTGCAAGAGGTACTGCGAATCCGTCGCACGCAGAAGCGGCTGGGTGCGCGCAAGCTGCTGGTGATAATGTCTCCTTTTATGGCTGCCCATAACATTGAAGTAGGCCGAGACGCCTTTTTTGAACTCCTGCGCGAGCGCGATCTGCTTGTCAGGAAGCGAAGGCGCTCTAAGCCCCAGACCACTTTCTCTGGTCACTGGCTGCACAAGTATGAGAACCTGACTATAGGTTTTGTGCCCAAAGCAGCCGGGCAGCTGTGGGTGAGCGACATCACCTATATTCACCTGGAGGAAGGCTTTGCCTATTTGAGCCTTGTTACCGATGCTTACAGCCGCAAGATCGTCGGCTTTTACCTAAGCGAGGATCTTACCGCCTGTGGATGCATCCGGGCTTTGGAGATGGCACTTGCTAACTGCCCCATGCTAGGTTACTTGATCCATCACTCCGACAGGGGTATTCAGTACTGCAGCCAAGGTTATGTCAGGCTGCTGCAGGAGCGGCGAATCGCTGTCTCCATGACCCAGAGCGGCGACCCGCTGGAGAATGCGCTGGCCGAGCGGGTGAACGGTGTCCTCAAGCAGGAGCTCCTGGAGGCAGTGTACCCTGACTTCATGGCGGCCCAGCTAGCCGTGGCCACGGCAGTGAGCATCTACAACTATCAGCGCCCGCACTCGAGCGTGGACATGCTCACGCCTGTGGAGGCGCACGACAGGACCGGCGAGCTGAAGAGACACTGGAAAAATTATTATACTGACAAGAAGGGAAAGGAGGTGCCCATGCAGTAA
- the tnpB gene encoding IS66 family insertion sequence element accessory protein TnpB (TnpB, as the term is used for proteins encoded by IS66 family insertion elements, is considered an accessory protein, since TnpC, encoded by a neighboring gene, is a DDE family transposase.) — protein MLSLTSSLRYLLYRGHCDMRKSFDGLCGLVGSELGRSPTSGEVFVFLNRKRTHLKLLHWEHGGFVLYYKRLEQGTFPLPKATGGSAMSWSELVLMVEGIEVVKSNRRRRFSLPP, from the coding sequence ATGCTCAGCCTCACCTCCTCCCTCCGCTACCTGCTCTACCGAGGCCACTGCGACATGCGCAAATCCTTCGACGGCTTGTGCGGTCTGGTAGGATCGGAACTGGGCCGCAGTCCCACAAGCGGTGAAGTGTTCGTGTTTCTCAACCGCAAACGTACCCATCTCAAGCTGCTCCACTGGGAACACGGGGGCTTTGTGCTCTACTACAAAAGGCTCGAGCAGGGCACCTTTCCGCTGCCCAAAGCGACAGGGGGCAGCGCCATGAGCTGGAGCGAACTGGTGCTGATGGTGGAAGGAATCGAAGTGGTGAAGAGCAACCGCAGGAGAAGATTTTCTTTGCCACCATAG
- the tnpB gene encoding IS66 family insertion sequence element accessory protein TnpB (TnpB, as the term is used for proteins encoded by IS66 family insertion elements, is considered an accessory protein, since TnpC, encoded by a neighboring gene, is a DDE family transposase.), with product MHLVGRIRLCGLVGSELGRSPTSGEVFVFLNRKRTHLKLLHWEQGGFVLYYKRLEQGTFPLPKNTTTGAISWSELVLMVEGIEVVKSNRRRRFTLQP from the coding sequence ATGCACTTGGTCGGCCGGATACGGCTGTGCGGTCTGGTAGGATCGGAATTGGGCCGCAGTCCCACCAGCGGGGAGGTATTCGTGTTTCTCAACCGCAAACGTACCCATCTGAAACTGCTGCACTGGGAGCAGGGGGGCTTTGTGCTCTACTACAAAAGGCTCGAGCAGGGCACCTTCCCTTTACCGAAAAACACCACTACTGGCGCTATAAGCTGGAGCGAACTGGTGCTGATGGTGGAAGGAATCGAAGTGGTGAAAAGCAACCGCAGGAGAAGGTTTACCCTGCAGCCATAA
- a CDS encoding IS66 family transposase, with translation MQTVPENLSQEELLLAFRRLQQEKDELGKEKDERIAYLEAQLAMYRRMQFGQKRERFEGDASQLALPFQAPVEAVAEQQQEVKQKIEYVRQRPHHHGRAKLPGHLPVEEVEIHPEGDLSQMVCIGKEVTEELECEPARFFIRRYVRYKYAAKDKEGVAIGLLPERVIDKGIAGAGLLASILVDKYQDHLPLYRQKQRFAREGIQIASSTIEGWAKEALLKLEPLYGQLVFETKAKGYLQVDESPIKVLDSDKKGACHQGYYWVYHSPLDRTVLFDYQPTRAAAGVKLMLDSFRGYLQTDGYAVYEKYGRKKEVTHLACWAHARREFERALENDKARAGKALTLIQLLYAVERKAKEEGLEAAAIKELRLSESLPVLNELGKWIFEEIKSTLPKSQIGKAMAYAYARWDALSAYLYDGELHIDNNGVENAIRPLALGRKNYLFAGSHEAAKRAGMIYSFFAICKKHEVNPYQWLKHTLQNIMSINHKNIKDLFPQNLKNKANM, from the coding sequence ATGCAAACGGTCCCGGAAAACCTCTCCCAAGAAGAATTGCTGCTGGCTTTCCGCCGTCTGCAACAAGAGAAAGACGAGCTGGGCAAAGAGAAGGACGAAAGGATCGCCTACCTGGAAGCCCAACTAGCCATGTACCGCCGCATGCAGTTCGGCCAGAAGCGCGAGCGCTTCGAAGGAGATGCTTCACAGCTGGCACTGCCTTTCCAGGCTCCTGTTGAAGCGGTAGCAGAGCAACAGCAAGAAGTAAAGCAGAAAATAGAATACGTGCGCCAGCGCCCCCACCACCACGGCCGGGCCAAACTGCCCGGGCACCTGCCTGTAGAGGAGGTGGAGATACACCCGGAAGGAGACCTCTCCCAGATGGTGTGCATCGGCAAGGAAGTGACTGAAGAACTCGAGTGCGAGCCGGCCCGCTTCTTCATCCGCCGCTACGTCCGCTACAAGTACGCCGCTAAAGACAAAGAAGGCGTGGCGATCGGCCTGCTGCCTGAGCGCGTGATTGACAAAGGCATCGCCGGAGCTGGTCTGCTGGCCTCCATCCTGGTGGATAAATATCAGGATCACCTCCCCCTGTATCGCCAGAAGCAGCGCTTTGCCCGGGAGGGCATCCAAATAGCCTCCTCCACCATCGAGGGCTGGGCCAAAGAGGCCCTTCTAAAGCTCGAGCCGCTCTACGGGCAGCTGGTGTTCGAGACCAAAGCAAAAGGCTACCTGCAGGTGGATGAGTCGCCGATCAAAGTGCTGGACTCTGATAAGAAAGGGGCCTGCCACCAGGGCTACTACTGGGTCTACCACTCCCCCCTGGACAGGACGGTGCTCTTCGACTACCAACCCACGCGCGCGGCGGCGGGGGTAAAGCTTATGCTTGACAGTTTCCGGGGCTACCTGCAAACCGACGGGTACGCCGTGTACGAAAAGTACGGCAGGAAAAAGGAGGTCACCCACCTGGCCTGCTGGGCCCATGCCCGAAGAGAGTTCGAGCGGGCCCTGGAAAATGATAAAGCAAGGGCTGGCAAAGCGCTCACCCTCATCCAGCTCTTGTATGCAGTGGAAAGGAAGGCAAAAGAAGAGGGGCTGGAGGCAGCAGCCATCAAAGAGCTGCGGCTCTCCGAGTCGCTGCCGGTGCTCAACGAGCTGGGCAAATGGATCTTCGAGGAAATAAAGAGCACGCTGCCCAAGAGCCAGATCGGCAAAGCCATGGCCTACGCCTACGCCCGCTGGGACGCCCTCTCGGCCTACCTCTATGACGGGGAACTGCACATCGACAACAACGGGGTGGAGAACGCCATCCGCCCATTGGCCCTGGGACGCAAGAACTACCTGTTCGCTGGCTCACATGAAGCGGCCAAACGGGCCGGCATGATCTACTCCTTCTTTGCTATATGCAAAAAGCATGAGGTAAACCCCTACCAGTGGCTAAAACACACCCTGCAAAACATCATGTCCATCAACCACAAAAACATCAAAGACCTCTTCCCGCAGAACCTCAAAAACAAAGCAAATATGTAG